One Fusarium oxysporum f. sp. lycopersici 4287 chromosome 8, whole genome shotgun sequence genomic region harbors:
- a CDS encoding hypothetical protein (At least one base has a quality score < 10): MLFSLASASLRVSRISRRCTIQLSCEAYQSTMASSKSQQFFHTSGATDSVWVHQDPVSNRPSFSKLNQDIETDVCVIGAGNWRYFYCLRAPSLAGAKLSFLKARQVLSGETGRTSGHLTNDLDDGYTEIAKKHGDEGARAAAESHAWGRDRVGEISKMLGIECEYRKLPAYEVSQYSTKDAKEHEDEMNDLRKEEAAQRKFGIDARFDESLTVRGWDGAIDQRGGLIVKDQATFHPTKYLNGILNWLKTQPNFRCFDETRVMSVEEKGIEILGIGNKSVNVSTSDGYTVKCNNAVEATCVPLQKLSVIAQMEFMRSYCIAARVPKGAIEDCLLYDQAEEYKYIRLTACDDEYDYLVVGGCDHKVGQEDTTTEFDELEKWTRERFSQVKSVDYRWSGQIFEPVDFMQFIGKNQGNDHIYIITGDSGDGLTHGVLAGRLIADEIDGIKNPWADVYSPKRIASMVKSLPSMIAHDVQINAQYKRFLQSDITDIEDLGRGMGGVLNKAGSKPIAVYKDEEGNVKQYSALCPHMKGVVCWNNTEKSFDCPVHGSRFSREGICVMGPSKGNLAPVDEAGKADQENVAGS, translated from the exons ATGCTCTTCTCTCTAGCCTCAGCATCACTTCGAGTCTCTCGCATCTCACGTCGCTGCACAATCCAATTATCATGCGAAGCATATCAATCTACCATGGCATCTTCCAAGTCACAGCAGTTCTTTCACACCTCGGGCGCGACCGACTCAGTCTGGGTGCATCAAGACCCAGTCTCCAATCGGCCTTCTTTCTCCAAGCTCAACCAAGACATTGAAACAGATGTCTGTGTCATTGGTGCTGGAAATTGGCGGTATTTCTACTGCTTACGAGCTCCGTCACTCGCGGGCGCGAAGTTGTCCTTCTTGAAAGCTCGTCAGGTTCTATCTGGAGAGACAGGTCGAACTAGTGGCCATCTGACTAATGACCTTGACGACGGGTATACCGAGATTGCGAAGAAGCATGGTGATGAAGGCGCAAGAGCTGCAGCTGAAAGCCATGCCTGGGGAAGAGATCGCGTCGGGGAGATTTCCAAGATGCTTGGTATTGAGTGCGAGTATCGCAAGCTTCCAGCTTATGAGGTCTCTCAGTACTCTACCAAGGATGCGAAGGAGcatgaagatgagatgaacgACCTTCGTAAGGAAGAGGCAGCTCAGCGAAAGTTTGGCATTGATGCTAGATTTGAT GAATCGTTGACCGTTCGTGGCTGGGACGGCGCAATCGACCAGCGCGGCGgtctcatcgtcaaagacCAAGCAACATTCCACCCAACAAAGTATCTCAACGGCATTCTCAACTGGCTCAAAACCCAGCCCAACTTCCGCTGCTTCGACGAAACACGCGTCATGTCCGTTGAAGAAAAGGGCATTGAGATTCTCGGCATCGGCAACAAATCCGTCAACGTCTCAACATCAGATGGCTACACCGTCAAGTGCAACAACGCCGTCGAAGCAACCTGCGTTCCTCTCCAGAAGCTCAGCGTCATCGCTCAGATGGAGTTCATGCGATCTTACTGCATCGCTGCGCGTGTACCAAAGGGTGCCATCGAGGATTGTCTTTTGTACGATCAGGCGGAGGAGTATAAGTATATTCGACTGACGGCTTGTGATGATGAGTATGATTATCTCGTAGTTGGAGGCTGTGATCATAAGGTTGGGCAGGAAGATACGACTACTGAgtttgatgagcttgagaaaTGGACGCGTGAGAGGTTTTCACAGGTAAAGTCTGTTGACTATCGTTGGAGTGGACAGATCTTTGAACCTGTCGATTTCATGCAGTTCATTGGTAAGAACCAGGGCAACGATCACATTTATATCATCACCGGTGACTCAGGCGATGGTCTTACGCATGGAGTTTTGGCTGGGCGATTGATCGCGGATGAAATCGACGGTATCAAGAATCCATGGGCAGACGTCTACTCCCCCAAGCGCATCGCTTCGATGGTCAAGTCCCTCCCCAGCATGATCGCGCACGACGTACAGATCAACGCGCAGTACAAGCGCTTCCTACAGTCCGACATCACAGACATTGAAGACCTCGGTCGTGGAATGGGCGGAGTATTGAACAAG GCCGGATCAAAGCCCATCGCGGTGTACAAAGACGAAGAGGGTAACGTGAAGCAGTACAGCGCTTTGTGTCCCCATATGAAGGGCGTCGTGTGCTGGAACAATACTGAGAAGAGCTTTGACTGCCCTGTTCACGGAAGTCGATTTTCACGAGAGGGTATTTGTGTGATGGGGCCTTCGAAGGGAAACTTGGCtcctgttgatgaggctggaaAAGCTGATCAGGAGAATGTCGCCGGTAGCTAA